The following proteins come from a genomic window of Sorghum bicolor cultivar BTx623 chromosome 3, Sorghum_bicolor_NCBIv3, whole genome shotgun sequence:
- the LOC8078228 gene encoding histone H2B.1 has product MAPKAEKKPAAKKPAEEEPAAEKAEKTPAGKKPKAEKRLPAGKSSAGKDGEGKKGKKKAKKSVETYKIYIFKVLKQVHPDIGISSKAMSIMNSFINDIFEKLAAESAKLARYNKKPTITSREIQTSVRLVLPGELAKHAVSEGTKAVTKFTSS; this is encoded by the coding sequence ATGGCGCCCAAGGCGGAGAAGAAGCCGGCGGCGAAGAAGCCCgcggaggaggagcccgcgGCCGAGAAGGCGGAGAAGACCCCGGCGGGGAAGAAGCCGAAGGCGGAGAAGCGCCTCCCCGCGGGCAAGTCCAGCGCCGGCAAGGACGGCGAGggcaagaagggcaagaagaaGGCCAAGAAGAGCGTGGAGACCTACAAGATCTACATCTTCAAGGTGCTCAAGCAGGTGCACCCGGACATCGGCATCTCCTCCAAGGCCATGTCCATCATGAACTCCTTCATCAACGACATCTTCGAGAAGCTCGCCGCCGAGTCCGCCAAGCTCGCCCGCTACAACAAGAAGCCCACCATCACGTCCCGAGAGATCCAGACTTCCGTCCGCCTCGTCCTCCCCGGGGAGCTCGCCAAGCACGCCGTCTCCGAGGGCACCAAGGCCGTCACCAAGTTCACCTCGTCTTAG
- the LOC8078229 gene encoding SNF1-related protein kinase regulatory subunit gamma-1-like yields the protein MEQPEENPEFPSCDAYFQAIQSKKKLPLSLQESLTAAFAQIPVSSFPEVPTGRVIEIPGDTSVLDAVRTLSEQNIRAAPVLNPEPGAPTDWQGRYLGVIDYSAIIRWVLENAELAGVALSAASATAAGVGMGAVGAVGVAALGATGPAAVAGLTAAAIGAAVAGGLTAEKGVAKDGLTAADHLGEDFYEVLLQQEPFRSTTVRSIVESYHWSPFVPITLDTSMLTVLLLLSKYRLRNVPVIEPEKPIIKNFITQTGVLKGLQQCKGRDWFDYISALPLSDLGLPFMSIDEVITVNSDDLILEAFKCMKDNKIGGVPVVEGPKRKLVGSVSIRDIRFLLLRPNLFSNFRQLTVIEFMKTLGSTLPDSGNNCLVKPPPTCTPDASLGSVIDSIASRITHRIYVVDVDLEVVGVVTLRDVISCFIHEPPGYCDSYLTSAMEKLDGKGVGSVEKR from the exons ATGGAACAGCCTGAGGAGAACCCTGAATTCCCAAGCTGTGATGCCTACTTTCAAGCTATCCAGTCCAAGAAGAAGTTGCCACTGTCTTTGCAAGAATCGCTAACTGCTGCCTTTGCCCAGATTCCCGTCTCATCCTTCCCTGAGGTTCCAACTGGTCGAG tcattgaaattcccggTGATACTTCTGTTCTTGACGCTGTAAGGACTCTCTCTGAACAGAACATAAGGGCAGCACCAGTGCTCAATCCAGAACCTGGGGCTCCTACTGATTGGCAGGGGAGGTACCTTGGTGTCATCGATTACTCAGCAATCATCCGTTGGGTACTAGAAAATGCTGAGCTTGCCGGTGTTGCACTCTCGGCTGCATCAGCAACTGCTGCCGGAGTTGGCATGGGTGCTGTTGGTGCGGTTGGGGTGGCAGCTTTGGGTGCAACTGGCCCAGCTGCTGTAGCTGGCTTAACTGCAGCCGCAATTGGGGCCGCTGTTGCTGGTGGATTAACTGCtgaaaagggtgtggcgaaGGATGGGCTAACTGCTGCAGATCATTTAGGGGAGGATTTCTATGAAGTTTTGCTTCAGCAGGAACCTTTCAGATCAACAACA GTTCGATCAATTGTAGAGTCATATCACTGGTCTCCTTTCGTCCCCATTACACTGGACACTTCCATGCTGACTGTACTTCTGTTGCTCTCTAAGTACAGATTGAGAAATGTCCCTGTGATTGAGCCCGAAAAACCTATCATCAAGAACTTCATTACTCAGACTGGTGTTCTCAAAGGgctgcagcaatgtaaaggaagGGACTGGTTTGACTACATTTCTGCACTTCCTCTTTCAGACTTAGGACTTCCATTTATGTCCATTGATGAG GTTATCACCGTCAACAGTGATGATCTAATCTTAGAAGCTTTCAAGTGCATGAAGGATAACAAGATTGGTGGTGTACCAGTAGTAGAAGGCCCCAAAAGAAAACTTGTTGGCAGTGTTAGCATAAGGGACATCCGCTTTCTGTTGCTTAGACCCAATTTATTTTCAAATTTCAG GCAACTTACGGTCATTGAATTCATGAAGACTCTAGGCTCCACTCTTCCTGATTCAGGGAACAATTGCCTGGTGAAGCCACCACCCACCTGCACTCCTGACGCTTCCCTTGGTAGTGTTATTGACAGCATTGCATCAAGAATAACCCACAGGATATATGTAGTGGATGTTGACCTTGAGGTTGTTGGTGTTGTGACTCTGCGTGATGTGATCTCGTGTTTTATCCACGAGCCACCCGGTTATTGCGACAGCTATTTGACTTCAGCAATGGAGAAGCTTGACGGTAAAGGAGTCGGATCAGTGGAGAAACGTTGA